One stretch of Echeneis naucrates chromosome 11, fEcheNa1.1, whole genome shotgun sequence DNA includes these proteins:
- the tshz1 gene encoding teashirt homolog 1 has product MPRRKQQAPRRSAAYGPEDEFKEDKINEEEHLQDDGLSLDGQDADYLFNEDEDGRDRYSCQNSPLSNGTNPDAGYASPLSTTSDQLVDLKTISSFSNGPDKVEEKLGESTESINGLSVQDSLAKMKAVYANLISDASWSSMALDMLRSKQANNFAASNGNGSNHKGSNGFLNSHSTGNIHAKNRCSSSNASATTSITTSSTPTKSVSSSSNTGTSVSSSSTGGLAYDWHQAALAKTLQHPPYQLLPEPSLFSTVQLYRQNNKLYGPVFTGASKFRCKDCSAAYDTLVGLTVHMNETGHYRDDNKDTEDDRSKKWSKPRKRSLLEMEGKEDAQKVLKCMYCGHSFESLQDLSVHMIKTKHYQKVPLKEPMPALTSKLVPPTKKRAFQELISPSSPESVSSGIVLGESPKDQKLTNPYVTPNNRYGYQNGASYTWQFEARKAQILKCMECGSSHDTLQQLTAHMMVTGHFLKVTNSASKKGKQLVFDPVIEEKIQSIPLPPTTTRLPAPNGKAQPESPLQPSSPEEKHDEKKDDEMEEEKMEPREPEKKIKEEKEDPPEKADMPGKAKSYQYLREEDLEETPKGGLDILKSLENTVSSAISKAQTGTPTWGGYPSIHAAYQLHGSLKSALPSCPQAQPLFSSNSLKVLTSDLGTLIHSPNSPSPPPSHRSNVLAMEELVEKVTGKSSVKNEKEEKAVENKCRSTKSPLPHLKRVSPNPENLSKAAKNPAAEDQTESRGTDGEQTENKVETQIKSEVDVAQKPASNGCNNLSIITDHSPEQPLVNPLSALQSIMNNHLGKAAKVATPFIDPFAMLYKINSNSAQVKLAEPVSQYHDDDDDQPMDLTKSKNTTGSTAKGTSTAPIHNINNSKPVFRAFSQASSPPLRENALMDISDMVKNLTGRLTPKSTTPSSTSEKSDIDSCTFEDGMEELSPIQRRKGRQSNWNPQHLLILQAQFASSLRETPEGKFVINDLGPQERVHICKFTGLSMTTISHWLANVKYQLKRTGGTKFLKNIDSGQPLFLCSDCASQFRTPSSYIQHLESHLGFTLKDLSKLSIDLIEQQAVSRIEDKTFSASGLTEEDTGSMYQCKLCNRTFVSKHAIKLHLCKTHGKSPEDHLIFVKELEKFDKQ; this is encoded by the coding sequence cttaTGGACCCGAGGATGAATTTAAAGAGGACAAGATTAATGAAGAGGAACATCTGCAGGATGACGGCCTCTCTCTGGACGGACAAGATGCAGACTATCTGTTCAATGAAGACGAGGATGGAAGAGATCGCTATAGCTGCCAAAACTCTCCACTCAGCAATGGCACTAACCCAGATGCTGGGTATGCCTCTCCACTCAGCACTACCAGTGATCAACTGGTGGACCTTAAGACCATATCCTCCTTTAGCAATGGTCCAGACAAGGTAGAGGAGAAGCTGGGGGAGAGCACAGAGTCTATCAACGGCCTCTCAGTGCAGGACAGTCTGGCAAAAATGAAAGCCGTCTATGCAAACCTGATCTCAGATGCCTCCTGGTCCAGCATGGCTCTGGATATGCTTAGAAGTAAACAAGCGAACAATTTTGCAGCTAGTAATGGCAATGGGAGCAATCACAAAGGGAGCAATGGTTTCCTGAACAGTCACAGCACAGGCAACATCCACGCGAAGAACAGATGTAGCAGTAGCAATGCCTCAGCAACTACCAGTATTACCACCAGCAGCACCCCCACAAAATCAGTGTcaagcagcagcaacactggCACCAGTGTAAGCTCTAGCAGCACAGGAGGCTTGGCCTATGACTGGCACCAGGCAGCATTGGCCAAAACCCTTCAGCATCCTCCATACCAACTCCTTCCTGAGCCTAGCCTTTTCAGCACCGTGCAGctttacagacaaaacaataaGCTCTATGGCCCTGTGTTCACTGGGGCCAGCAAGTTCAGGTGCAAGGACTGCAGCGCAGCCTATGACACTTTGGTTGGCTTGACAGTGCATATGAATGAGACGGGCCACTACCGTGACGACAATAAGGACACGGAGGACGATCGAAGCAAGAAGTGGTCCAAGCCACGGAAACGTTCCCTGTTGGAGATGGAAGGCAAGGAAGATGCTCAGAAAGTCCTTAAATGCATGTACTGCGGCCACTCTTTCGAATCCTTGCAAGACCTTAGTGTCCAcatgatcaaaacaaaacactatcaGAAAGTGCCTCTAAAGGAACCGATGCCAGCCCTGACCTCAAAGCTGGTTCCCCCAAccaaaaaaagagcatttcaaGAGTTGATTTCCCCAAGCTCACCAGAATCTGTCTCATCTGGCATAGTCCTGGGAGAGTCCCCTAAAGACCAAAAACTGACCAATCCTTACGTCACACCTAACAATCGCTACGGCTACCAAAATGGTGCAAGCTACACTTGGCAGTTTGAGGCACGCAAGGCACAGATTCTCAAATGCATGGAATGTGGCAGTTCGCATGATACTCTGCAACAGTTGACAGCCCACATGATGGTCACAGGACACTTTCTTAAAGTCACAAATTCAGCATCTAAAAAAGGTAAGCAGTTAGTTTTTGATCCTGTCATTGAGGAGAAAATTCAGTCCATTCCTTTGCCCCCAACTACGACACGGCTCCCAGCACCCAATGGGAAGGCACAGCCAGAGTCCCCATTGCAGCCCTCCAGCCCTGAGGAGAAAcatgatgaaaagaaagatgacgagatggaggaagagaaaatggaacCAAGGGAACcggagaaaaaaataaaagaggaaaaggaagatcCCCCCGAGAAAGCTGATATGCCCGGAAAGGCCAAATCCTACCAATATCTGAGAGAAGAAGACTTAGAAGAGACACCTAAAGGTGGCTTGGATATTCTTAAGTCTTTAGAAAATACAGTGTCAAGTGCAATAAGCAAGGCCCAAACAGGAACACCAACCTGGGGTGGATATCCCAGCATTCATGCTGCCTATCAACTACACGGTTCTTTGAAGTCTGCTTTGCCCTCATGTCCACAGGCTCAGCCTTTgttcagcagcaacagtttgaAAGTACTAACCTCTGATTTAGGGACTCTGATTCATTCACCAAATAGCCCCTCTCCACCCCCAAGTCACAGGAGCAATGTGTTGGCCatggaggagctggtggagaaaGTGACAGGGAAAAGTTCagtaaagaatgaaaaagaggagaaagctGTTGAGAATAAATGTAGGTCCACAAAGTCCCCATTGCCCCATCTTAAAAGGGTATCACCCAATCCAGAAAATCTCTCAAAGGCAGCAAAAAATCCTGCAGCAGAGGACCAGACTGAGTCAAGAGGCACAGATGGAGAGCAGACTGAGAATAAAGTTGAGACGCAGATTAAGAGTGAAGTTGATGTGGCACAAAAGCCTGCAAGCAATGGCTGCAATAATCTAAGCATTATCACTGATCACTCACCTGAACAACCGCTTGTCAACCCTCTCAGTGCTCTGCAGTCTATCATGAACAACCACTTAGGCAAAGCTGCAAAAGTGGCCACCCCCTTCATAGATCCATTTGCAATGCTTTATAAGATCAACAGCAACTCTGCTCAGGTTAAGCTGGCAGAGCCCGTTAGTCAATAccacgatgatgatgatgatcagccCATGGACTTgacaaaatccaaaaacacCACTGGAAGTACAGCTAAAGGCACTTCGACTGCACCAATCCACAACATTAACAACAGCAAACCAGTTTTCCGAGCTTTCTCTCAGGCGTCGTCGCCACCTCTGCGAGAGAATGCTTTAATGGATATTTCAGACATGGTGAAAAACTTGACTGGCCGTTTGACACCAAAGTCTACAACCCCATCTTCCACCTCCGAGAAATCCGACATCGATAGCTGTACTTTTGAGGATGGCATGGAGGAGCTGTCTCCCATTCAGAGACGGAAAGGCAGGCAGTCGAACTGGAATCCTCAGCACCTCCTGATTCTCCAGGCCCAGTTCGCCTCCAGTCTTCGGGAGACTCCGGAGGGAAAGTTTGTAATTAATGACTTGGGACCCCAGGAACGTGTCCACATCTGTAAATTCACTGGTCTCTCCATGACTACTATCTCTCATTGGCTGGCCAATGTAAAATACCAGTTAAAGCGGACAGGGGGCACAAAGTTCCTCAAAAACATTGACTCTGGCCAGcctctgtttttgtgcagtgaCTGTGCATCCCAGTTCAGGACTCCCTCTTCCTACATTCAACATTTGGAGTCCCACCTTGGCTTTACGCTTAAGGACCTCTCAAAGCTATCCATAGATCTAATAGAGCAGCAAGCAGTTAGCAGAATAGAGGACAAGACTTTCAGTGCCTCTGGACTCACAGAAGAAGACACAGGCTCAATGTATCAGTGCAAACTGTGCAATCGGACATTTGTGAGCAAACATGCAATTAAATTGCACCTTTGCAAAACACACGGAAAGTCACCAGAAGACCATCTCATCTTTGTGAAAGAGTTGGAAAAGTTTGACAAACAGTGA